The Vanessa atalanta chromosome 7, ilVanAtal1.2, whole genome shotgun sequence genomic interval aaatatacgaaagaatgtctttatatccaacgtttacagtttttttgtcattagaacAATGCAAACCGCTctatgtctgttttaaatctgtcaaatcttcaaaattattcatttaaattgcacactgtaaagggccatattgatctatattaaataaacaatttatttgaggtacttaattggataaggataaatgctgtattgcttaaaatcgctccgtaaataagccattatttctcgtaaaaagtaaaggataaaaaatggttattgtgtgTTATCTCTGAGAGACAGACATTTACAATCCTGAACTTTTTTTTTGACCTTTTTAAtgtgtacaatattgtagtagattattttgatttatctcgtagtgtcagctagcgtttgcaatgtaagaaGTAGAAGACTGATGTACTTATATGGCAGAACGTCATCCGACGCAGTTCGGCTTCCTGACGATTATTTTTGTGCCGGGTAAGAATTATGTATAAATGCGACTTAAGCAGGTTTTTATTAACGTACATTCTATTTTTTATCGAGTTTTTTCTCACCTTTCATGCGGCATCGATGTTATAATGCATGTTATGTACAGTTTCCAGTAAGTGTCAAACACACCCTTAGCTACCTTGGATGCTTGTTGCActctttaaaagaaaaaaaaataagtataataaataaataagtattaaagtaataaaaatatgattgtttttaaaaatattacctcaAGAAGTTATCAAAGCATAgcaacgtcgatatttgtgtgaCGACTATTAATACTCTCAAAAGGCGCATTTCGTATTGTACTGTTGACGCGTGATCGAGGCATTAAAATGTTAcgaaatttatcaataatatgaaacaaataaatcttttattttattgaaatacttatATTGTGTAGAATTTATGATATCAAATATACCTACTATAGcttcctaaaaatatttgagtTACATTTTGAAGACggatcgattttatttaaacagaacTTATTATACAGACCCAAATTTATTAAGAGTAATTACCACATAAAAGCGAAAATGTGAATCTCGGGTACTCTTTCTAACAGCAGTGAAGCATTAGCGGCAGAGGAGGCAAACATTTgtctaagttataaaaaaattggagaCTAATGCTATTACAAAAGTATATATTGAATGTCCCGATATGTTTTACAAGAAAAAAACCATTTTTAACTTGTTATAAAAGAAGTGAATGTCATCGGATGTCGTTAGCGCGTACGAGTCCGTACGTACGCTGCAGCTCCCCGCCACGCGCTGCGGGCTCGCGGCGATCGGGCGATAACTTGGAGAAATCATTTCTCAAGTGACTTTCAATTTAGTTCGCTGCAAGTTGTATCGGGAAATTAAATTtcgacgaaaatatattttaagattatgttTCTAAGAGGTTGctgttatagtttaatttaatttccgaTATCCGAAAAGAGATTtcgtgttaattttatttattactattagaaATTAATATCCGTGAAAGATCTATTTTGGGGAATTGGAAATAGAATGAGGCTCTCATTTCGATCtatttatttgtgtgtataCTCCGAGATAGTCTCAATGATTATGAACCCACTCTAATAATCCTATTTTAATTCGATTGGATATATCTCGTggttcaattttaaattgaaaatctaTGCCACCACCAGTGGAATAACAGTACAAAACAACTTGTTCTCTGTACGTACATATATCACTCGATATCTTCGCGTGTTGCGAACCTGTGGGCTACACCGAAAATTAAAAGAAGTGATTGTGTGAAATTAGAGTAttcgtcatttgtttttttactcGATATCTTTGtccgttataaattattttgagtaTTAAATAGAGATTCAGGTAACTTAAATTggtttgtaaataatgtttgtccgcacaataaaatcataaagtacactttattcgaataaaatctTATCAGTAATTATGGTTCGGTTTTTTTACAAGACATTAAAGTAACAATAACCACGATCTCGAAATATGAATTCTTCCGAGACCACAGTAGAGAGTCAGTAGGtactattgaataatataatacgtaaataTGCCAGTGAAATGAAAGTCGAAagtaatgttgttatttttccTGCAGGAAATGCATAAGTCCCAATCTAAGTCTAAGCCTCGATCCATTTATACTCTGTGCTTCTTTATTAGctctatattatattgaaatcttATTTATGAACGTtttgatactatttttattaacggGCAAAGctaaaaactgtatttatatttcttgaagTGGTCTGCGTTCCATGAAAAGGTTATCTATTGAATTTCTTGCgcgttcttttcggtagaaataataattaatttatttatttaataatatcggaCATAATTGTGTACACAGTGTAGTAAGTGTGTCAGTAATCAGGTCTAACTGAATAACGCCATCATATGCCTACACGCAAATCAAAGTAATTTACGAGATTCCTTTTGTTCAGCACAACAAGAGATTTAATTTCTACGAGGACACACACCGACAGGAAAGGGATATAGTAGAACGTGACGTATGCTAGGCACAGACTTCCCCGCATACAGCCCATTACaagtatataaagtttatatgtatcaATAGCATCACTTAGTTTTTTCAGAACTACTTACTACTTTTTATCCGGCTACGTAGAGTAAGAATTTTAGCcggaatataataaatgcatgtTCAAGCTTAACTACTAAACtacatatcatatcataattcAACAAATGAGATATCGTTAAAATCATCTCAACTGTCCGCTGGTCGTAGGCTATGTGATGTCACAACCTACGGACTACCAGCGGACATAATGATCATCATGTCGTCCACTACGCAACATAATTTAAGTTCCTGTATTTGGATTTCTTCCTGCTGGTAAcaaatgtatacttttttaatttttgctttCGTGTCGTGTATGGTGACTGTTCTCCCTACTACACAATACCTACTGTTGAATCAGGGAAGTCAATCAATCGCCGACTTCATTAAGTGCATTACAGTATCGGAGAAATAACTTTTTCGTCGTTTGTAACTGGAACGTCGCTTTAAAAGTATTCAAatgacatttgaaataaatttccgCAATCGCCCTCGCGCTGGTTGGCTCTCGAGCGTCCAATCAAAACATTTtcctgataataattaaaatcattgcgAGGTGAACTAACATTCGACACGATTTCACCTACCTCTAGCATTAcgggtattatttatataaataataactaagttTAGTTGGAACGTCGGGCATCAATACTGCAACGTCTGGATGCCAACCTTAAGACACGAATGTTTGTGACGACTagcatattaaaaacaaaataaacaaaaaaaaattaggcaCAATAAAGTCACTGAGGTATTCGTTGTTCTGTTCCTTGTTTTATGCGTTTTCACACAAAACTACTTATCTGATTATTATAGAACTTCTACATTATTCGAGTTCATAGCATGTTGTTGATTTAAGAGATATAAATTAAGAGTaccttttgtgtttataattaatctggTTGGCGttgaaaaaaaactttgtgAGGATACCTTTACGAAACAGTTGAAGACCAGCCGCGTGTATCCTATCCCGAGTCGGCATTACTAACTTCGGGACCTGCAGCCTTATGCGCCAGCCAAGACCAACAAGTacttaagtacatacatacattgtcGTCGAAAAACGGATTCGAACTAGTAACAGAACGGGAAGAATTATTTACAGTACCAAGTGGATGTTTTTAGTAAaagtactttttaaaaacatatggtGTGACTTAGTGGAATGTTCTCgtacaatgtattaaatattttttatataaaaatataaaaatgttttttcatcAACGGAGTAACATCTATGTTGTGCACGctgtgtttaaattataattattagtggAAAAAGTGGTCGATAACATGTACATTTTTGATAAAAGTGAATTACAATCAACGAGCAATAAGTAAGCGTAATAGTTTTTGCATGCAGCGTTGATTCTGGACCTAAAAACCTAAGTACTAAGTGCTGTGTAAAAGGAAAGTACCCACATTACTGGATATTGCAAACGTTTGATCGAAACGCGTAAGTGTGTTCGAAACCCGCATCACTTAAGACCTTCTTCCCGCGACACCAAGCTTACGCGTATGCAAAGCGGCGACCGGAGCATTTATTACTGTGCTTTTatgctaatattaatttatatcagatTATAGGGAGCATTTTTTACGGTGCATTctcattattatcttttatttagaaCGATAAAACTAAGAATTGTCTGAGAATGACCTCGGTAAATTTGGAGTGGGGTTGCTGCAGTGCTGGCAACGATGATGTCAATTATACTCAATGCTCGAAATGCAAAAAAGCGTATCACCATCTGTGCCTTTTTGCGGGAAAGAACAAACCTACATCCACAAAAGCTCCAAAGGATTGGTTGTGCCCCCGTTGTCGAGAATCAACACCAAAAGTTTCCAAAAATGACAACACACCTATTCGTACAGCCCAAAATGTTACCCTGCGACCAACAAAAAGACCTGCGTTGTCATCCCCGCCAAATAAACAGGATTATCCTGTAACACGAGAGGAAATTCGAGAAATTATggaagaaattttattaaagcataTGGATGACTTTAAGAAGCAGTTTTGTGGCGAGTTACTATCGGTGAAGGAAGAAATGAGAAGCATTAATAAAGCTATGGATCACATGAGTGATCAAGTGGAGGATAtggtgaaaaaatataaagagaacCATGAGCTAATAAAAACACTGCAAAAACATGAGAGCGAAAtgcaatcaaatattataaacctaACCGCacgtataaatttattagaacaaAATGCTCGTTGTAAAAACATTGAGATTCAATGCGTACCCGAGAAAAAAAGTGAGAACTTGATTGGCGTTGTAAAAAAACTCAGCGAAGTAGTTGGACTTGATCTTAAAGATGATAACATTGTCCATGTGACAAGAACGGCCAAACTCAATTCCGAAATTAAGCGTCCACGCTCCATAATCGTGGAGCTTAGCAATACAAGAGTTCGGGACTCCTTCTTGTCGGCGGTCACAAAGTTCAACAGACCAAAGAACCTAAGTGACAAACTTAATAGTTCTCATCTAGGGTTTATGGGGCCCAAGTCAGCAATTTACGTCATGGAACACTTATCTCCTGCAAACAAATCATTACATGCGGCAGCCAGACAGACAGCGAAAGAAAAGAGTTATAAATACGTGTGGGTTCGAGGTGGACGTATATTTATGCGTAAAAGTGATGACACGGGCTACATATTTGTTAGGGACAATAATGttcttaataacttaaaataacctttttataaTCTACACATACTTTAGTAGCTTCAACCAACATTATGAATAGTATATCTATTTACTATCAAAATACAAGAGGTCTCAGAACCAAAACTCAAGCATTTCTCAGTAAATTACTGCTAACTAATTATGACATAGTTGTTTTATGCGAAACATGGCTCAATGAAAATGTGTTAAGTACGGAACTGTTTGACAGCCGTTATGAAGTTTTTAGGAGGGATAGACAGACTTCAGGATTCCACGGTCTGAAGGATGGGGGAGGAGTACTGGTTGCTGTTTCCAGGAAATTCTCAGCCTGCCGCATGTCTAATTGGGAAAGTCAATGTGAAGATCTTTGGGTCGTCTTGGATTTTTCAGATGGAAATTCTTCAAAACAGCTTGCAATCTGTGCTACCTACCTACCTCCCCCAGTTCAACGCCATATACTAGATCACTTTATTGAAAACTGTAACTCTGTTCTGGATAGGTTTGAcggatttatttgtttaattggtGATTTTAATCTTGGAACCATAGATTGGGTAGCTATGAGGAAAAATAACCCATATACTCCTAACACGATATTAAACACAATGCTTACAgatttcatcaattttgctaaCATTAGTCAATGTAATTTGATATCTAACAATAATCAAAGAATTCTTGATCTGGTACTGACTGACCTACCGACATGTAATGTTTCAGCATCTGCCTGTATTCTTTCTGTTGTTGATCCTCAACACCCCCCTCTAgacattgaaattttatttaatatgagctGCAAACTTAGTAAGAacctaaatagtaaaaaaaaaaacttttacaaagCTGATTATTGTGCTATAAACAAGGCACTTTCTGTAATGGATTGGCAACAATTATTTGCCGGCTGCGTTAATATTGATGAAATTGTGAAAACGTTTTATGGAGCACTCAATAATGTCATTGATAAGTATGTACCTGTTATGAAGCTTAAGCCGAATAATCTACCTCCTTGGTTTAATAAATCACTTCAACAATTGCTGCGAGAAAAAAACAATCTACGTAtcagatacaaaaaatatcagaatCCTCGGGACGAGCTTGAATTCAAACTAATTAGTAACAGATGcgaaaatttagaaaaaaaactttataataattatatggaaGTAACTGAACAGAGGCTTCACAATAACCCCAGGTACTTTTGGTCATATATGAATTCCAAAAAAGATGAAGTAAACACTTATCCAAACATAATGACAAATGGCGTGACATACGAATCCGATGGAACGGCTATATGCAACCTATTTGCTGACTCTTTTACTAAATCTTACGTCACAGCAGACCCTGATATAAGAAATGTAATCAATCTGAATCTCATCGATATAGCACGAAACAGCTTCTGTCTAAGTGATCCCAAAATATCTTATGAAAccgttttaaaaaaactaaagtcacttaatgttaataaggGTTcgggtcccgatggaataccgccaatttttatcaaaaactgTGCCATACCATTGGTCGCacctatacattatatttttaactattcatTACATACAGGCACCTTTCCTAGAGACTGGAAAATTGCAAAAGTCATACCTGTCTATAAATCAGGTGACAAGAATTTTGTCAAAAATTATCGGCCTATTTCAATCCTATCGACATTGGCAAAAGTATTTGAATCAGTTGTTTGTCCATTAATTCAAAGCCACTTTCATCAATATGCTAGTGATCACCAACATGGTTTTGTAAAATCTAAATCCACATGCACAAACCTGGTTACCTTTGTTGAAGGCATTGCAGAAGCTCTTGACAAACATGATGAAGTAGACGTTATTTACACAGATTTCAGCAAGGCCTTTGACAAGGTGCCCCACTTACCTCTCATTGAGAAATTAGCTGTATACGGTTTTACAGGAAACTTTAGCAATTGGATTCGCTCTTATCTGACTGATAGGTTTTTCTTCGTAGTTGTAAAGGGCTATGATTCGGAGCTTTTTAGTGTTACCTCGGGAATCCCACAAGGCTCCCATTTGGGACCAAtcctttttaatatctatatcaATGATTTGCCTAATAGCTTTGTTTCATCAACGCCTTATTTGTTCGCCGATGATTTGAAAATTGCCCGAACTATAAAATCTGAAGCCGATGTCCTCATGATGCAGTACGATTTGGATAGGTTGTGTAATTGGTGTCAAGTTAATGGAATGGAACTAAATGTAGATAAAtgcttctttataaaatttacacgcAAAAATTGCTCAAATGCGTCGGAATACTTTATCCATGGCAAGGCACTTCAAGAGGTGGACAAAATTAAGGACCTAGGAATAATAGTGGACAGAAAATTAACTTTTGTGCCtcatatagataatattgttaAGCGTTCATCTAGGATGTTGGGTTTTATTATCAGAAAtagcaaaatttttaaaagatcTCAGACACGTATAACGTTGTATAACGCCCTAGTTCGCAGTCTATTAGAATATTGTCCTGTTGTATGGAGGCCCCACTATGCTACTCACACACTAAGAATAGAAAGGGtccaaaaaagatttttatggcACTTATCATATTTCGAAAAACTCGGAAAGAAAAAGCTAtcatacaaagaaaaattaaagcattttaaaatGTCTTCTTTAAGTAAGCGTAGAGTATTGTTGGaccttatattcatatataaaattttcaacaatcTCATTGACTGCCCTCAGCTTcttgaactttttaaatttaggataCCATATAAGATTCCCCGACATCCAATTCCTACGTTTCAACCACCCTTTCGTACCACCGTGTATGGTAAAGGATCGCCGATACCTCGCATGTGTAGCACATTTAATACATGGCTCACAAACGAACCTAGAGATATTTTCTCCCTTGGACTCAGCCAGTTTCGTGCACTTTTGATGGAAAAGATTCCTAATTAGATGTGTAAAATAAGTGTTTTCCCCTATTGCctgttatataacattttgtataattcacataggttaaaattaaaaatatagatctgTATACaacatagatttttttgcatGTTGTACACGCCTGTAAGTGGCatacatattagtatttaagACTTAGATGTTTAAGATTTTATCGTGAATGCTGTATATGTTATGCTGTTGGtgtgtctaaataaataaataaaaaaataaattagatgtgAGTCACCTTAGGGCGGAATGTAAACGTGTTCTATAGCTAATATCGATGCCGATACGCAGTTGACAACACAGGCGTCGATATTAATTAGTGGGCCTTTATCTGTCACAGGCGTGGAAGTACGAGTTCGATCTGCCAACCGCACTTGGAGCTGTCTGTCCATTTGATAATTACTCAGTCGTGGTAGCTACGTCTTATATCGTCTGCGGCCTGTGTGCTATACGAGAACACCACCGATAGGTGTAACTGAGTGTGACGGTCTCACATAATAGCAGCGAGCCCCGACAGACTCGTTTATGTATCTGTTTAGTATGTGTtgtatattagtatacatatcATAATATCTTGATTGTATTATAAGCGACGCGGCGGTTGCTGATGAATGAGAACGGTGTTTACGAGATACAATACTcttcatttataaatcaattaaactaattataaacatatttatatatgaataatataatggtcCCAAATCGATAAATGGTGCACatcttacaatgttttttttatttaaaatattataaagtatctttttctttttttatttaaacaaattcaaatgTCGAATGGACTTTGACTACAAGTCAACCTATTAATACAACACCGAAGATATTGTAATAGCGACGAGCGGAACTTGTCCAACACAATAAGTGGatgcgtgcgtgtgtgtgcgCTCCGAAGGTTATAATAATTTCAGCACGCCGAAGTTCAAAGGTGGGTCTAAAGAGAATCAAAAACTTTTAGCTCAATATCGTTTGATAAGTTGTTGAGCCGCGACACATACACAGATAGTAAATggtagcatttttatttatcttttagatCATATTAGACGTTAAAACGACTATTTCTAGCTCGTCATGGTGACTTTCAATGTATATCCTGTGTGTATAGCTGTCAAAAGATAGAAATATAAGATAATTGTTTGCTAAATATTTCATCATCCGAGTTATTAGGCGATATTCATGCAAAAAGGTTTTACATTTATGATGTAACGTAATTTGCTCCCCTCAAGTGAAGAAGCCCCGTTGATTGGAATATTAGCTGGTTGATAACAAATTCGACAGCGGGGCTGAACGCCGGTAATGACTGTTAGGCCTCCTTCCGAAATCTCTTTTATTGACTTTCAATAACAGCATCAAGGGAAGAGCAGCGTCGGAGCGCGAACGACAAAATTCGACGTTTttcaaaaattgaattttattactgAAAATTACACAAACGAATAGTCGAATGTTTCGGGATTGCTGGAATTAACACATTTTTCCTTATCTGTTATGACTTtgcatatttcataattaatatgtttagaTAAATTGGCAACGTCATAATAGATTACTCAGAGTTTaggatttcattatttttcattatttattatgatatcatTTCACTTCGCCGAGGTGCGATATTAGTTAATGTTGCTAATTATACATAGCGTCTTGTTCCAAATCTTACacattaatagcgtaagccgatttatgtcccagtgattatgtgACGATGGCTGCATATGAGAAAATtacggttatggtctcattttgcagagctccagccgtatatttgaagaaaattaaagagaattcttgattgcaatttactaaattgttacgatttaacaaagaattaattttagagagcggaaataagttactggccggttacaaagaagtataagaaaaaaaattgcaaacgtaaacaaaattgaagattttactatttgatataaaaaaaatcatctaaaaGAGCTTTCattattttggcgccaaattatatatatattataattatatgagtgacttgcagtttacatgAAAGGAAgccaaaacaaaacctgtcttAGGTTTCGAAactcctaaaaaatcttttgaataatcgagaatttcgcgggagacccacaaGTACTTTATAAATGCTGATTTGATAGTGGGTTACTccatattaagaatttattaataatcaacaagaacattattataaatttacgcttattattgttatttaaattttgcatCCTCTTATATAATTGTGTCTGTTGGTTTAGTGATTCTTTCAGCTTGTCATTCCCAAAAATTGTCGTTTCTTAATAAGTATGGGGAGAtagatgttatgtatatatggtaaattgtaattaaaaactattttaaaagatttctaCAAGAAAATGCCTAAGACATTTTTAGTTTTGTCACCGTATACTTAAAACATAAGTACAGCAtaaggtttattattaaatacaagattatttcAATGATAAAACTGCTGGGATTTAAATTAACAGAAAAACACagaattgtatattattgattatttaataaaaaaaatcaactcggTCAATTCGCTTGTAACTCCGCGTTAGAACGTCTCGATAAATATACCTAAGTGATGTATCGTAGGGCGCCCGGGTGTTGCCAtcgctatatattatgtactaaataactttgtaaaataaaaaaatagaatgaagatataaaattgttattaaaattcggCATCAAATCGAATTGCGTCAATGGCACAATGGTTTACAGATTGgctagcgatgtaaaaaatcGCCGGGATAGATCCTGACACCTTTGACCCCCTGGCTATTGTCGCACCCACTCCTAGCAAAAGTGATAAGTTTAAAAGATgagataaataagaatattattaattccttaattaatttattccattgctaatattctttaaaaaatatattaaaacaataccaAGAAGTAAGTTTACGTAATGTTGTATAGAACCTTATGTAATAGAAAGAAGGAGAGAGAAAGAGGAAGAGTGAGAAGCGTCGCACAATACCCTTATGCGAAGCGGGCATAAcactttttccttacgtgacgatatctgccagttcactctactgtgaGCCGCGTAGAAGatcttcgttccaaaaatattattattttaacatcgtTAATTATTCCTATTaacttagttttaaaaataattagtttattctaCATACTCAATAAAGAACAATCTCTCGTTACCTGTAGGTGTAATAAGTCttgatatttaagtaaaataaaacgtctTTATAAGATGTgttaatgttacattttatttttcacaaataaGACTATATATAGTCTCGAAGTTGACGATGTAAAGACAGTTGTCACAAACAAGATAAATATTCCGGACACGTAAAGCCGCGAGACACGACACGCATTCATCATAATGCCTTCGATTACGAATGAAATCTATAAATTCTGTCACAATAATTAACAGTATCTTTGATAACATACCGAATTAAGGAGATAACGTACGCCATTCATTTCACTTCGTTTTGCAAGAATTATtgcacaataatattataatcatattcttTTAGACGAATAACGAGGCGAACAGCATGAAAACAAAAAGTAACTGTGACTCACTACCAGCTGAGATCATATTACTTACGAGGATATGCCTCTTGTTAAATAAAGGAAAGTTtggtttaaaacaaatgaagggATGTGACTATTCTCAGCTCACTGTGGACATTctttcataaataaagtttaaaaaatgcgACTTAAATTGTATAAACCCAATTTAGGAGCAGTCGCGGTTCTTCtgcattatgttattttatattacactggTTATTGCAGAGTTGTTGTTGTTATCTGTCTCCGAAACTGGTTATCAGATCATTACGGAAGGAAACGAAAAATTACAACATATAGGAATAAAGCTTTCGAGCAAACAAGTcatgacttatttttttttaagatgtcataaaattactttaacctTAAAAGGTTTAATTTTGTTGTCTAAAGTATCAAATTTAAAGACATCAAAGCGCCAATGTAAGAAAAATTACAttctagaataataaataattactttattggaAAATGATCAAATAAGTTGGTTTTACATTCtccatataattttgaattctcCATCGATATGAATCGCctgcaataaatatacaatactcaAGTCAGTGCACGTAAGTCTTCGTAGACTCAGTGTGGctcaaaatagaaaaaagtatttGTCGATAAATACGAGTATTGTATCCGTTATTCAttggtaaaagtaataaaaaatcgacGTGTGCATTGAATCGATTTcgtgtttaatatatctttacaagGCCCTCCCTTGACATTTAATCTCGAGTAAGTTAAATGTGAAACGCATTTGTCATTTATTGTTTGCGCTAAATGTTTTAATGAGTCTGCTATTTCTGTTATAAATACAAGCAGTATATCCAGGTGCATTGCCGTCTGGACTCAATTTTAATTTGCACCGATCATTTT includes:
- the LOC125065409 gene encoding uncharacterized protein PF3D7_1120000-like, whose amino-acid sequence is MTSVNLEWGCCSAGNDDVNYTQCSKCKKAYHHLCLFAGKNKPTSTKAPKDWLCPRCRESTPKVSKNDNTPIRTAQNVTLRPTKRPALSSPPNKQDYPVTREEIREIMEEILLKHMDDFKKQFCGELLSVKEEMRSINKAMDHMSDQVEDMVKKYKENHELIKTLQKHESEMQSNIINLTARINLLEQNARCKNIEIQCVPEKKSENLIGVVKKLSEVVGLDLKDDNIVHVTRTAKLNSEIKRPRSIIVELSNTRVRDSFLSAVTKFNRPKNLSDKLNSSHLGFMGPKSAIYVMEHLSPANKSLHAAARQTAKEKSYKYVWVRGGRIFMRKSDDTGYIFVRDNNVLNNLK